The following are encoded together in the Deltaproteobacteria bacterium genome:
- a CDS encoding 3-deoxy-D-manno-octulosonic acid transferase, with protein MLRPIYYGFSILVGLLGWPIFYWRLKSRGRGESFGPRLGLRLPPLPLPTNGPRLWLHGVSVGEISAAEPLVHELQEKFPDAELCLSTGTETGQAVARKLYQPPLTVFYYPLDLPWAVQRYLKHIRPDLFIVLETEIWPNFLHDAHRAGVRLALANARLSDHSFRRYLKIKSFIADIINYFELIAASSAEDARRFLELGAEPKKIVVTGSTKWDRLVAPQDSIKLSELRQRLGFQDNLIFLAASTHPGEEKIIIQAFQSLRGPYPALLLILTPRHPERAPAVGQLLAQAGLPYHFWSKIKQGVEGRRHPVIVVDTIGELFPLYGLADLVFVGGSLVPHGGQNILEAAAWGKFPLYGPHMENFRLGRALLEEAGAGQTVYGLDDLIKAGQYFLAHPNERQIRGQQGQTALQTHQGAARRQAQLFKKLLLSP; from the coding sequence TTGCTTAGACCGATTTATTATGGATTTTCAATACTGGTCGGCCTGCTGGGCTGGCCAATCTTTTACTGGCGCCTGAAATCCCGAGGCCGGGGCGAAAGTTTTGGGCCGCGCTTAGGCCTGCGACTACCACCCCTACCCCTCCCGACCAACGGCCCCCGTCTGTGGTTGCATGGGGTTTCGGTGGGCGAAATCAGTGCTGCCGAACCCCTGGTGCATGAACTGCAGGAAAAATTTCCTGACGCCGAGTTATGCCTCTCCACCGGCACCGAAACCGGCCAGGCAGTGGCGCGCAAGCTTTATCAGCCGCCGTTGACAGTATTTTACTATCCTTTGGATCTTCCCTGGGCCGTGCAGCGCTATCTGAAACATATCCGGCCTGACCTGTTTATTGTTCTGGAGACCGAAATCTGGCCCAATTTTTTACACGATGCCCACCGCGCCGGCGTCAGACTGGCCCTGGCCAACGCCCGGCTTTCCGATCATTCCTTCAGACGATATCTTAAGATTAAATCATTTATCGCTGATATTATAAACTATTTTGAATTAATTGCCGCCAGCAGCGCGGAGGATGCACGGCGCTTTCTGGAATTGGGTGCAGAGCCGAAAAAAATTGTGGTAACCGGCAGTACCAAGTGGGACCGGCTCGTGGCTCCTCAGGATTCAATCAAGCTTTCTGAATTAAGGCAGCGCCTTGGTTTCCAGGACAATTTGATTTTTTTGGCTGCCTCCACACACCCCGGTGAAGAAAAGATAATTATCCAGGCTTTTCAGTCCTTAAGGGGTCCCTACCCTGCTCTTTTGCTGATCCTGACCCCCCGCCACCCGGAACGGGCCCCTGCCGTCGGTCAACTCCTGGCCCAAGCCGGGTTACCATACCACTTCTGGAGTAAGATAAAACAGGGAGTGGAGGGTCGCCGTCACCCGGTCATTGTAGTTGATACGATCGGAGAGCTATTTCCGCTTTATGGCCTGGCTGATCTGGTGTTTGTGGGCGGCAGTCTGGTTCCCCACGGAGGGCAAAACATCCTGGAAGCCGCGGCCTGGGGAAAGTTTCCCCTCTATGGCCCACATATGGAGAATTTCCGTCTGGGTCGAGCCTTATTAGAGGAAGCCGGGGCCGGCCAGACGGTCTATGGGTTGGATGACCTGATCAAGGCCGGGCAATATTTCCTGGCCCATCCCAATGAACGCCAGATCCGGGGGCAGCAAGGACAGACAGCGCTGCAAACCCACCAAGGCGCTGCTCGACGCCAGGCCCAGCTGTTTAAAAAGCTTTTACTCTCACCTTAG
- a CDS encoding transporter, with the protein MKRWLIWGMILFIGVIPLSAQATERGLAAYPDGVENFFTGAFPPPGVYYQNFLMYYYADHFKGGPPEVRIESFAQVFRLIYSSKVEILGGNWGMHVVLPLIYTGMRSKPINFSDYQFGLGNTCINPCILGWHFGDYHVTAGFEIIFPGSYNSSDAASPSQNYFTFQPVLALGWFPKSGFGITAKFMYDFPTNNEDPIKFTGARDHYHSGQAFHFDYCVDYAVLPNLRIGAAGYYYVQTTADTVDGREIGYHGREFAIGPAIKYDYKRFTFCLINQFEIAALNRPEGVRNWFRVWYAF; encoded by the coding sequence ATGAAAAGATGGCTGATTTGGGGAATGATTCTATTTATAGGGGTGATACCCCTTTCCGCCCAAGCCACTGAGCGTGGTTTGGCGGCCTATCCCGACGGGGTGGAAAATTTTTTTACCGGAGCTTTCCCACCGCCCGGGGTCTATTACCAGAACTTTCTCATGTACTACTACGCTGACCATTTCAAAGGAGGACCGCCAGAAGTCCGGATCGAGAGCTTTGCCCAGGTGTTCCGTCTGATATATTCCAGCAAGGTGGAAATCCTGGGGGGCAACTGGGGCATGCATGTAGTATTACCGCTGATATATACTGGTATGCGCTCAAAACCCATAAACTTCAGCGATTATCAGTTCGGACTAGGTAATACCTGCATTAATCCCTGTATCTTAGGTTGGCATTTCGGTGATTACCATGTCACCGCCGGATTTGAGATCATTTTCCCGGGTTCTTACAACAGCTCTGATGCTGCCAGCCCGTCGCAGAATTACTTTACCTTTCAGCCGGTATTGGCCCTGGGCTGGTTCCCTAAAAGCGGCTTTGGCATCACCGCCAAATTTATGTATGATTTTCCTACTAACAATGAAGATCCTATAAAATTCACCGGAGCTCGGGATCATTATCATTCCGGCCAGGCCTTTCACTTTGATTATTGCGTGGACTATGCGGTGCTTCCCAATCTGCGCATCGGCGCGGCGGGTTACTACTATGTCCAAACTACGGCGGATACCGTAGATGGGCGGGAAATTGGCTATCACGGCCGGGAATTCGCTATTGGGCCGGCCATCAAATATGATTATAAGCGGTTTACCTTCTGCCTGATCAACCAATTTGAGATTGCCGCCCTTAATCGGCCTGAGGGCGTCCGCAACTGGTTCAGGGTCTGGTACGCTTTTTAG
- a CDS encoding ribose-phosphate pyrophosphokinase: MAKNELKIFSGSSNPDLAQEVCRGLSLPLSTATLGTFSDGEVRVEIGENVRGKDVFVIQSTCKPVNGNLIELLIMIDALKRASAQRITAVIPYYGYARQDRKVAPRVPISAKLVADLLTAAGANRVLTMDLHVGQIQGFFDIPVDNLYASPVMMRYIKDNFQNDLVMISPDAGGVPRARAYSKRLNAGLAMIDKRRDAPGKVKAMHIIGNVSGKQAVILDDIIDTGGTLTEAAKTIMEHGAKGVYACCTHPVLSGQAIQRVMDSPLKRLIVSDTIPLGDEACNCRKILQLSVASLFSQAILNIHREDSISSLFEIQF; encoded by the coding sequence ATGGCAAAGAATGAATTAAAGATTTTTTCTGGCAGCAGCAACCCTGATTTGGCTCAAGAAGTATGCCGAGGCTTGTCTCTGCCTCTTAGCACAGCCACCTTAGGGACCTTTAGCGATGGCGAGGTACGGGTGGAGATCGGGGAAAACGTTAGGGGGAAGGATGTCTTTGTCATTCAATCCACCTGTAAGCCGGTCAATGGCAATCTGATAGAACTGTTGATTATGATCGACGCCCTCAAACGGGCTTCAGCCCAGCGGATTACCGCGGTCATCCCTTATTATGGGTACGCCCGGCAGGATCGTAAAGTCGCTCCCCGGGTGCCGATTAGTGCCAAACTCGTCGCTGATCTGCTGACTGCCGCCGGCGCCAACCGGGTTTTAACCATGGATCTGCATGTCGGGCAGATTCAGGGTTTTTTCGATATTCCGGTTGATAACCTCTACGCCTCCCCGGTGATGATGCGTTATATCAAGGATAATTTTCAGAATGACCTGGTCATGATCTCGCCCGATGCCGGAGGAGTGCCACGAGCCCGGGCCTATAGCAAGCGGCTTAACGCTGGTCTGGCGATGATCGATAAACGCCGGGACGCCCCCGGAAAGGTCAAAGCCATGCACATTATTGGGAATGTCTCTGGCAAACAGGCAGTTATTTTGGATGATATTATCGATACCGGTGGCACCTTGACGGAGGCTGCCAAAACCATCATGGAACATGGGGCTAAAGGGGTCTATGCCTGCTGTACCCATCCGGTCCTATCCGGGCAAGCTATACAGCGAGTAATGGATTCCCCTCTAAAGCGCCTGATCGTCTCGGATACAATTCCGCTGGGGGATGAAGCTTGTAACTGTCGTAAAATTCTACAGCTTTCCGTGGCCTCGCTGTTTTCCCAGGCCATCCTTAATATTCACCGCGAGGATTCCATCAGTTCGCTGTTTGAAATTCAATTCTAA
- a CDS encoding transporter, protein MFTGSDQYLPMEPQTPLEFQMLIGASQPVKPSSPTIAENSAFLWQGEKVQLMATTELLGSSDYGYHPQASATLKLPHDVELRVSFLYDLKPPASRTGRSVRSYLLFKYSMDYRLMPDLQVGLSGYLYQQRSPDFLTFRGPQIAKPTLGLGPGVKYDLGRWSFLFQSQVETGSRDRDEGINNWFRVWYAF, encoded by the coding sequence GTGTTTACCGGATCCGATCAATATCTGCCCATGGAGCCCCAGACCCCGCTAGAATTCCAGATGCTGATCGGTGCCTCCCAGCCGGTAAAGCCGAGTTCCCCCACAATCGCTGAAAATTCGGCCTTTCTCTGGCAGGGAGAAAAAGTGCAACTGATGGCCACTACTGAACTGTTAGGCAGTTCGGATTACGGCTACCACCCCCAGGCCTCGGCTACCTTGAAATTGCCTCACGATGTTGAATTGCGTGTTTCATTTCTGTATGACTTGAAGCCGCCAGCCAGTCGGACCGGGCGCAGTGTACGCAGTTACCTGCTGTTTAAATATTCTATGGATTATCGGCTCATGCCCGACCTCCAGGTTGGCTTGAGTGGATACCTCTATCAACAGCGCTCCCCTGATTTTCTCACCTTCAGAGGACCGCAAATTGCTAAGCCGACCCTGGGTCTGGGTCCAGGGGTTAAATACGACCTGGGACGTTGGAGCTTCCTCTTCCAATCCCAAGTGGAAACCGGTTCTCGGGACCGGGATGAAGGCATCAATAACTGGTTCCGGGTGTGGTATGCCTTTTAA
- a CDS encoding DegT/DnrJ/EryC1/StrS family aminotransferase, which yields MIRVSAPVVGKEELAAVEQAFELGYFGHGVKVVEFEARLKEYLNAAQVIAVNSGSAALHLALEALRIGPGDEVIVPSLTFSACFQMITATGALPVPCEVYPETLLMDVQDVERKLTSRTRALMPVHYAGNPCDLDSLYRLAAQARVRVIEDAAHALGSSYAGRLIGSFGDLVCFSFDSIKNITCGEGGAVICQEKDLAEIIRQKRLLGIERRANIESGTSHRWFYRIPRQGFRYHMSNINAAIGLAQLEKLPGFIQRRQKIARRYDQALAPLNGVTPLKIDYRHVAPHIYVIRVHKGKRDALMEFLRQQDIEASLNYIPNHLHEHFQHLYGQRQWSLPVTEQAFKEIITLPLHCALSDEEVEMVIDQIYQFFD from the coding sequence ATGATCAGAGTCTCTGCCCCTGTGGTTGGTAAAGAAGAATTGGCGGCTGTCGAACAGGCCTTTGAGTTGGGTTACTTTGGCCATGGCGTCAAGGTGGTGGAGTTTGAGGCCCGGCTTAAGGAGTATCTGAACGCGGCCCAAGTGATCGCCGTTAATTCCGGGAGCGCTGCCTTGCACCTGGCCCTGGAGGCCCTGAGGATCGGCCCGGGGGATGAAGTGATCGTTCCCTCCCTGACTTTTAGCGCGTGTTTTCAGATGATTACCGCCACCGGAGCCTTGCCGGTGCCCTGTGAGGTCTATCCCGAGACTTTGCTGATGGATGTTCAAGACGTGGAGCGTAAGCTCACCTCTCGCACCCGGGCACTAATGCCGGTCCACTACGCCGGTAATCCCTGTGACCTGGACAGCCTTTATCGGCTGGCCGCTCAGGCCAGGGTCAGGGTCATCGAAGACGCGGCGCACGCCCTGGGCTCAAGCTATGCTGGTCGGCTGATTGGAAGCTTTGGCGATCTGGTCTGTTTCAGTTTTGATTCCATCAAGAATATCACCTGCGGGGAAGGGGGAGCGGTAATCTGCCAGGAGAAAGATTTGGCGGAGATCATACGTCAGAAGCGGTTGCTGGGCATTGAGCGCAGAGCCAATATCGAGTCTGGGACATCGCACCGCTGGTTTTACCGTATTCCCCGGCAGGGTTTCCGCTATCACATGAGCAATATTAATGCAGCTATCGGCTTGGCTCAATTGGAGAAATTACCGGGTTTTATCCAGCGGCGGCAAAAGATCGCCCGGCGGTATGACCAGGCGCTGGCCCCGCTGAACGGGGTCACCCCTCTGAAAATCGACTATCGCCACGTGGCTCCTCACATTTATGTTATCCGAGTCCATAAGGGCAAGCGTGACGCCCTGATGGAATTTCTCCGCCAACAGGATATTGAAGCCAGCCTCAACTATATCCCCAATCACCTGCACGAACATTTTCAACATTTATACGGACAAAGGCAGTGGTCCCTGCCGGTAACCGAGCAGGCCTTCAAGGAAATCATTACCCTGCCGCTCCACTGCGCCCTCTCGGATGAAGAGGTGGAAATGGTTATCGATCAGATTTATCAGTTTTTTGACTAG
- the trmFO gene encoding methylenetetrahydrofolate--tRNA-(uracil(54)-C(5))-methyltransferase (FADH(2)-oxidizing) TrmFO yields the protein MTRKPEIIIIGGGLAGSEAAWQAARRGVRVRLVEMKPVKFSPAHQSALLGELVCSNSLRSEALNSAVGLLKKEMRGLNSLIIQAADATRVPAGKSLAVDREAFAAHVTESLERQTEVMIIREEVTRLELLGPTIVATGPLTADPLAQELARLTGQEHLHFYDAISPIVFADSIDYTQVFRASRYNVGEDYLNCPLTQTEYDRFYQALMTAEQVPLRDFEDPRFFEGCLPLEVLAARGYQTLLFGPMKPVGLIDPETGRQPFAVVQLRQDNQEGTLYNMVGFQTKLKYPEQKRVFRLIPGLERAEFARLGSVHRNTFIKSPGFLTPYLNAHAHPQLFLAGQISGVEGYVESTAMGLLAGINAARQATGQPLLTPPRPTALGALIHHLTDTAAKDFQPMNVNFGLFPPLAGRVPKKARGTAYARRAQQALEAWLQDYPELVIPDSGPRYAISNLNPDPGEILSG from the coding sequence ATGACCAGGAAGCCTGAAATTATCATTATTGGTGGTGGCTTGGCGGGCAGTGAGGCGGCCTGGCAGGCGGCACGCCGCGGGGTCAGAGTTCGCCTTGTGGAGATGAAGCCGGTGAAATTCTCTCCGGCCCACCAATCTGCCCTGCTGGGGGAACTGGTCTGCAGCAACTCCTTGCGATCCGAGGCTCTCAACAGCGCGGTGGGATTGCTGAAGAAGGAAATGCGCGGTCTGAATTCCCTGATCATACAGGCGGCTGACGCGACCCGGGTGCCGGCGGGCAAATCCCTGGCCGTGGATCGCGAGGCTTTTGCCGCCCATGTCACCGAAAGCCTGGAAAGACAGACTGAAGTAATGATTATTCGTGAGGAGGTCACCCGATTAGAGCTTTTAGGCCCTACCATTGTGGCCACCGGCCCTCTGACCGCTGACCCTCTGGCCCAGGAACTGGCCCGGCTAACCGGCCAGGAACATCTGCATTTTTATGATGCCATCTCGCCGATCGTTTTTGCTGATTCCATCGATTACACCCAAGTCTTTCGAGCTTCCCGTTACAATGTGGGGGAGGATTATCTCAACTGCCCCTTGACCCAGACTGAATATGACCGCTTTTATCAGGCCCTGATGACGGCCGAACAGGTTCCACTGCGGGATTTTGAAGATCCCAGGTTTTTTGAGGGTTGCCTGCCCCTTGAGGTGCTGGCGGCTCGCGGTTATCAGACCCTACTTTTCGGGCCGATGAAACCGGTGGGACTGATCGATCCGGAAACTGGCCGCCAACCTTTTGCCGTGGTTCAACTACGCCAGGATAATCAGGAGGGAACCTTATATAATATGGTAGGTTTTCAGACTAAGCTCAAGTATCCTGAGCAAAAACGGGTTTTTCGGCTCATCCCCGGTCTGGAGCGGGCGGAATTTGCCCGGTTGGGCAGCGTGCACCGTAATACATTTATCAAAAGCCCAGGTTTTTTGACGCCCTATCTTAATGCCCATGCACACCCTCAGCTTTTTCTGGCCGGTCAGATTTCAGGGGTTGAAGGATATGTCGAATCCACCGCCATGGGCCTGTTGGCCGGGATCAATGCTGCCCGCCAAGCTACTGGCCAGCCATTGTTGACTCCGCCTCGCCCTACGGCACTGGGGGCTCTAATACATCATCTGACGGATACCGCAGCCAAAGACTTCCAGCCCATGAATGTTAATTTCGGTCTGTTCCCGCCGCTGGCTGGCCGGGTGCCCAAAAAAGCTCGGGGGACTGCATATGCCCGCCGGGCTCAACAAGCCCTGGAAGCCTGGTTACAGGACTATCCCGAACTGGTGATACCAGATTCGGGGCCCAGATATGCAATCTCAAACTTAAACCCGGACCCAGGTGAAATTCTATCCGGTTAG
- the topA gene encoding type I DNA topoisomerase encodes MSKSLLIVESPAKARTLQKYLGSEFKVQASVGHIKDLPQHELGVDVENNFKPHYVTIVGKAKVIQSLRKAADNINDIYLGPDPDREGEAIAWHIAEALKDQEHRFHRVLFYELTPKAIRAALASPVPLNRARYESQQARRILDRLVGYQISPLLWKKVKGGLSAGRVQSVALRLICEREREILAFVSEEYWSLTAHLEAAQPPPFRAKLFKYKGKKINLANAQQTQQIVTSLAEAVYTVRQVDQKERQKRPLAPFITSTMQQEASRKLRFSARQTMRIAQRLYEGLEVGSEGPVGLITYMRTDSTRVAAEAINAVRTYISQNFGPDYLPAKPQIYKSRKSAQEAHEAIRPTDVARTPQKMAAFLKKEELALYELIWKRFVASQMNPAILLVTTVDITAAEALFRATGSIVKFPGFTLLYEESKNGRGEEEEAKLPPLAEGENLKLVSLDPKQHFTQPPPRYTEATLIKELEKQGIGRPSTYATILSNIQDRLYIIKTKVGLSPTELGLVINDLLVENFPDILDVKFTARLEENLDQIAEGRLFWQEVLRNFYEPFAEELKSAKTQMREVKGKPTGLKCPLCQSELLIKWGKSGEFLGCAAFPQCKYTQNFERDDQGNIVPIPKEETSPPETSEVEDKCPHCGKNLVLKHGRYGPFLACPGYPKCRYTRPVENSQETETAVPCPQEGCEGVLLKRRSKKGVFYGCSRYPKCRFALNYPPVHQSCPQCGFPLLVAKETKKAGKILACPKKGCGFTAPCDDDQEA; translated from the coding sequence ATGTCTAAATCCCTATTAATTGTCGAATCGCCGGCCAAGGCCCGCACCCTGCAAAAATACCTGGGATCTGAGTTCAAGGTCCAGGCTTCCGTGGGTCACATCAAGGATCTGCCCCAGCATGAACTGGGGGTGGATGTCGAGAACAATTTCAAGCCACATTACGTCACCATCGTCGGCAAGGCCAAGGTGATCCAAAGTTTACGTAAGGCCGCCGACAATATTAATGATATCTATTTGGGGCCGGACCCGGACCGCGAAGGAGAAGCCATTGCCTGGCACATTGCTGAGGCTTTAAAAGACCAGGAACATCGATTCCATCGGGTCCTGTTTTATGAACTGACTCCCAAGGCGATCCGCGCGGCCTTGGCGTCTCCGGTGCCTTTAAATCGGGCACGTTATGAATCTCAACAGGCCCGGCGGATTTTGGACCGTTTAGTGGGCTACCAGATTTCGCCGCTCTTATGGAAGAAGGTCAAAGGGGGGCTGAGCGCCGGCCGGGTGCAATCGGTGGCCTTGCGCCTGATCTGTGAGCGGGAGCGGGAGATCCTAGCCTTCGTGTCCGAGGAGTATTGGTCTTTGACAGCTCACTTGGAGGCCGCCCAACCGCCTCCGTTTCGGGCCAAGTTATTCAAATATAAAGGTAAGAAAATTAATCTGGCCAATGCTCAACAGACTCAGCAGATCGTCACATCTCTGGCCGAAGCAGTTTACACCGTCAGGCAGGTGGACCAAAAAGAACGCCAGAAAAGACCGCTAGCACCCTTCATTACCAGCACCATGCAGCAGGAGGCCAGCCGGAAGCTCAGGTTCAGCGCCCGGCAGACCATGCGCATTGCCCAGCGGCTGTATGAGGGTTTGGAGGTCGGCTCGGAAGGTCCGGTGGGGCTGATTACTTATATGCGCACTGATTCCACCCGGGTGGCGGCCGAGGCCATTAATGCAGTGCGAACTTATATCAGCCAAAATTTTGGCCCAGATTATCTGCCGGCCAAACCCCAGATATACAAGAGTCGCAAAAGCGCCCAGGAAGCCCATGAGGCTATCCGACCCACGGATGTGGCTAGAACTCCTCAGAAAATGGCAGCATTTTTGAAAAAAGAGGAGTTGGCGCTCTATGAGCTAATCTGGAAGCGGTTCGTAGCCAGTCAGATGAACCCTGCCATTCTGTTGGTCACTACTGTTGATATCACCGCGGCCGAGGCCCTGTTTCGGGCTACTGGTTCGATAGTTAAATTTCCTGGGTTCACCCTGCTCTATGAGGAAAGCAAAAATGGCCGCGGGGAAGAGGAAGAGGCCAAGCTTCCGCCTTTAGCGGAGGGTGAAAACTTAAAGCTTGTAAGTCTCGATCCCAAACAGCATTTCACCCAGCCGCCGCCGCGCTATACCGAGGCTACCCTGATCAAGGAACTGGAAAAGCAGGGAATCGGCCGCCCCAGTACCTACGCCACCATCTTAAGTAACATCCAGGACCGACTGTACATAATCAAAACCAAGGTGGGGCTTAGTCCCACAGAGCTGGGTCTGGTCATCAATGATCTGTTGGTGGAAAACTTCCCGGATATCCTGGATGTCAAGTTCACCGCCCGGCTGGAAGAAAACCTGGATCAGATCGCCGAAGGGAGGCTCTTCTGGCAGGAGGTGCTGCGCAACTTCTATGAGCCGTTTGCGGAAGAGCTGAAGTCGGCCAAAACCCAGATGCGGGAGGTTAAAGGCAAACCGACCGGTCTGAAGTGCCCCCTTTGCCAGTCAGAACTGCTGATCAAGTGGGGCAAAAGTGGGGAATTTCTTGGCTGTGCCGCCTTCCCTCAGTGCAAGTATACTCAGAACTTTGAACGTGATGACCAGGGAAATATTGTCCCCATACCCAAAGAAGAGACTTCGCCTCCGGAAACTTCCGAGGTCGAGGACAAGTGTCCGCATTGTGGCAAAAACCTGGTTCTTAAACACGGCCGTTATGGGCCGTTCTTAGCCTGTCCCGGTTATCCTAAGTGCCGTTACACCCGTCCGGTGGAGAACTCTCAGGAGACCGAGACGGCCGTCCCCTGTCCCCAGGAAGGCTGTGAGGGGGTGTTGCTAAAACGCCGTTCTAAAAAAGGGGTATTCTACGGCTGCAGCCGCTATCCTAAGTGCCGCTTTGCCCTGAATTATCCACCGGTGCATCAATCCTGCCCGCAATGCGGTTTTCCGCTCCTGGTGGCTAAAGAGACCAAAAAAGCCGGCAAGATATTGGCCTGTCCTAAGAAGGGTTGCGGTTTCACCGCGCCTTGCGATGATGACCAGGAAGCCTGA
- the dprA gene encoding DNA-protecting protein DprA produces MAWVALRAVPGIGVVIFQRLVGRFGQPEAVFQASYSELISVPKVSPAIARGILDFRDWPKIDRQLQRLSDLGGQIITQSHEDYPPALHQIPYPPPFLYVKGTIEPQDQLAVAVVGTRKISYYGKKVSYRLARELSLKGVTVVSGLARGIDSAAHQGTLENRGRTLAVLGCGLDKVYPPENKELYRRIPVQGALISEFPLGTPPEAKNFPIRNRLISGLALGVVVVEAGIPSGALITAQLALDQGREVLAVPGPIDAPGSLGPNRLIQQGAKLVQDVDDILSEISGMVPRSEPASSPAAPRQPSLQVEDPLVALLSSEPQQIEELIMASGLPAPEVMTRLTMLELQGLVRELPGKCYVLAE; encoded by the coding sequence ATGGCCTGGGTAGCCTTACGAGCAGTACCCGGTATCGGGGTCGTCATCTTCCAGCGACTGGTAGGGCGCTTCGGTCAGCCGGAAGCAGTTTTTCAAGCCTCTTACTCTGAACTTATCAGTGTCCCCAAGGTCAGCCCTGCTATTGCCCGGGGTATTTTAGATTTCCGCGATTGGCCGAAAATTGACCGGCAGTTGCAAAGGTTAAGCGACCTGGGAGGGCAAATCATCACTCAGAGCCACGAGGATTATCCTCCGGCCTTACACCAGATTCCTTATCCGCCCCCGTTTCTTTATGTCAAAGGAACCATAGAGCCACAAGATCAGCTGGCAGTAGCAGTGGTCGGCACCCGCAAAATCAGTTATTATGGCAAGAAAGTGAGTTACCGGCTGGCCCGGGAGCTTAGCCTCAAAGGGGTGACGGTGGTCAGCGGCTTGGCCCGGGGGATAGACAGCGCGGCCCACCAGGGGACCTTGGAAAACCGCGGTCGGACTCTGGCAGTGTTGGGTTGTGGACTGGATAAAGTCTATCCGCCGGAAAATAAAGAACTTTATCGTCGCATACCCGTCCAGGGGGCGTTGATCAGCGAATTCCCTCTGGGTACTCCACCGGAGGCTAAAAATTTCCCCATTCGCAATCGCCTGATCAGCGGCCTGGCTCTGGGAGTGGTGGTAGTGGAGGCAGGCATCCCCAGCGGGGCATTAATTACGGCACAACTAGCGCTCGATCAGGGACGGGAAGTCCTTGCCGTTCCTGGCCCGATCGATGCTCCAGGCAGCCTGGGCCCCAACCGCTTGATTCAACAGGGGGCCAAGCTGGTGCAAGATGTCGATGATATTTTAAGCGAAATTTCAGGGATGGTGCCGCGGTCGGAGCCTGCCAGCAGTCCTGCTGCGCCACGCCAGCCCTCGCTTCAGGTTGAAGATCCGTTGGTAGCCCTGCTCAGCTCCGAACCGCAGCAGATTGAGGAATTGATCATGGCCTCGGGATTACCGGCGCCAGAGGTCATGACCCGGCTGACCATGCTGGAGCTTCAGGGTCTGGTGCGGGAGTTGCCAGGGAAATGTTATGTGCTGGCCGAGTGA